A genomic window from Marispirochaeta aestuarii includes:
- a CDS encoding FecR domain-containing protein encodes MNNKTLLLLGLLVWVIPGFAGGEKEAEKKALPGYTGIVHYLEGNVSMDGESLAIGDTVAPGSTLTTGEDSYCEVVFGGKNVFRILESTVAVIDLERGRGNIRVDRGSMAFLLKRLSALDAEEPEFLVDTPSAAFGVRGTAFFVALESPASSYVCACNGSLQVEDAAGGNIQELTGYHHKALRIKKTGDGTFEFSAPGLLYHDDEDMNNLAKSIDETIPWGRREY; translated from the coding sequence ATGAACAATAAGACGCTATTATTGCTGGGGTTGCTGGTATGGGTAATTCCGGGATTTGCCGGTGGAGAAAAGGAAGCGGAAAAGAAGGCCCTTCCAGGATATACAGGGATCGTTCATTACCTCGAAGGAAACGTAAGCATGGACGGAGAGTCCCTTGCCATAGGCGATACCGTTGCTCCTGGTTCCACGCTGACCACCGGCGAGGATTCCTACTGCGAGGTTGTTTTCGGCGGAAAGAATGTCTTTCGAATCCTTGAAAGTACCGTTGCGGTAATCGATCTGGAAAGGGGCAGGGGGAATATCCGGGTGGACAGAGGATCCATGGCCTTTCTCCTCAAACGGCTGTCTGCCCTGGATGCAGAGGAACCTGAATTCCTGGTGGATACTCCCTCCGCCGCTTTTGGGGTTCGGGGAACGGCCTTTTTTGTGGCCCTTGAGTCCCCTGCTTCGTCCTATGTCTGTGCCTGCAATGGCAGCCTCCAGGTGGAAGATGCGGCAGGAGGCAACATACAGGAACTCACCGGGTATCACCACAAGGCTTTACGCATTAAGAAAACCGGAGACGGGACTTTCGAATTTTCCGCCCCCGGTCTCCTGTACCACGATGATGAAGACATGAACAATCTTGCAAAAAGCATTGACGAGACAATTCCCTGGGGCCGCCGGGAGTATTAA
- a CDS encoding molybdopterin-dependent oxidoreductase has protein sequence MKKVLTVLSLIFILAAFSAAEEREFEFGEFFDGLHVTGKPFDLDEESYRLTVSGKVRRPLSLSFAEVKALPTVREKLDLICVDTFTDSGIWTGVTVRTLLERAGIRRDAKMVIFSTPDGSYRTRFPVNEAMKDDMLIAWEFNGRQFHRVHGFPLRLAAGSHDGSNWVKWLSKIVVE, from the coding sequence ATGAAAAAAGTACTGACAGTTCTAAGTCTTATTTTTATCCTGGCGGCCTTTTCTGCAGCCGAGGAACGGGAGTTTGAGTTCGGTGAGTTCTTTGACGGTCTTCATGTAACGGGAAAACCCTTTGACCTGGACGAAGAGAGCTACCGCCTTACGGTAAGCGGAAAAGTGCGACGTCCCCTCTCCCTGTCATTTGCGGAGGTAAAAGCCCTGCCCACGGTCCGGGAAAAGCTGGATCTGATCTGTGTCGATACCTTTACTGATTCGGGAATCTGGACAGGTGTTACGGTACGTACCCTCCTTGAACGGGCAGGAATACGCCGGGACGCAAAGATGGTGATATTCTCGACCCCCGACGGCTCCTACAGGACGCGCTTTCCGGTTAATGAAGCCATGAAAGATGACATGCTGATTGCCTGGGAGTTCAACGGCAGGCAGTTCCACCGGGTACATGGATTTCCCCTGCGACTGGCCGCCGGCAGCCACGACGGATCCAACTGGGTAAAATGGCTTTCGAAGATTGTGGTTGAATAG
- a CDS encoding glutaredoxin family protein, translating into MKADYTKPEGGLETPELTLYGLSFCDHCREAKELLESMGLSFRYLQVDRLPKKEIVRIKRKIEPAGGKSIVYPVLKTDNDFLYGFDQTIWQQKLRQAAEVR; encoded by the coding sequence ATGAAGGCAGATTATACCAAACCGGAAGGCGGGCTTGAAACACCGGAACTGACGCTCTACGGTCTCTCTTTCTGCGATCACTGCAGAGAGGCAAAGGAACTCCTGGAGAGTATGGGGCTTTCTTTTCGGTATCTTCAGGTGGACAGACTCCCGAAAAAAGAGATTGTCAGAATAAAACGTAAAATTGAACCCGCAGGGGGAAAATCCATAGTCTACCCTGTTTTGAAAACGGATAATGATTTTCTGTATGGCTTCGATCAGACCATCTGGCAGCAGAAACTGAGGCAGGCAGCTGAAGTCCGGTGA
- the lipA gene encoding lipoyl synthase codes for MKRSFNYTRKPAWIRMSLLTNRDFNTIKKRVGERSLTTVCEEARCPNIHECWGEHRTATFMILGDTCTRRCRFCAVKTGIPGEVDLAEPLRVARTISEMGAAHAVITMVNRDDLDDGGAAVMAATVRKVHELSPDCSVEVLSSDLMGDKKSLEIMMDAEPEIMSHNLETVRRLTSGVRSRSDYDRSLGFLRMVKEIDPQKLTKSSLMLGLGEEKHEVLQTMDDLRAVGVEIINLGQYLQPGRTNLPVVRYWEPEEFDELKNAALHRGFLHCESGPMVRSSYHAGDQYQLIRQRLLRERA; via the coding sequence ATGAAGCGTAGTTTTAATTACACCCGAAAACCTGCCTGGATCCGCATGAGTCTTCTTACCAACAGGGATTTCAATACGATAAAAAAGAGGGTGGGAGAGCGCAGCCTCACAACGGTCTGCGAAGAAGCCCGCTGTCCCAACATCCACGAGTGCTGGGGAGAACACCGAACTGCCACCTTTATGATCCTGGGGGACACCTGTACACGGCGCTGCCGGTTTTGTGCGGTAAAAACCGGAATTCCCGGAGAAGTGGATCTGGCGGAACCCCTGAGGGTGGCCCGCACCATAAGCGAGATGGGAGCCGCCCACGCGGTCATTACCATGGTAAACCGGGACGATCTTGATGACGGAGGAGCAGCTGTCATGGCTGCCACGGTACGTAAGGTTCATGAACTATCGCCGGATTGCAGCGTGGAGGTGCTCTCCTCCGATCTGATGGGGGATAAAAAGAGCCTTGAAATCATGATGGATGCGGAACCGGAGATCATGAGCCACAACCTCGAGACGGTTCGACGCCTGACCTCCGGGGTGCGGTCAAGATCTGACTACGACCGTTCTCTGGGTTTTCTGCGAATGGTAAAGGAGATTGATCCTCAGAAGCTCACCAAGTCGAGTCTGATGCTGGGTCTCGGGGAAGAAAAGCATGAGGTACTGCAGACCATGGACGACCTCCGGGCGGTGGGGGTGGAGATCATCAACCTCGGGCAGTACCTTCAGCCTGGGCGTACTAATCTGCCGGTGGTCCGGTACTGGGAACCGGAGGAGTTCGACGAACTGAAAAACGCCGCCCTGCATCGGGGTTTTCTGCACTGCGAATCAGGCCCCATGGTACGTTCGAGCTACCACGCCGGCGACCAGTATCAGCTTATACGACAGCGGCTCCTGAGGGAAAGGGCTTAG
- a CDS encoding ferredoxin--NADP reductase produces the protein MLCPVIAREYFGNEVYALHFSLEAFSFRPGQYIMAGPAGMGHLREYSLASAPGSGEGRILFRRIPQGLVTPVLAELKAGDSLEIRGPFGDFLLPEAGRKGRILFAATGTGIAPFTSLVHISSEPEKQPDYTLLHGVRFAMEDYLHGDFSSGRLILCVSRGDAPSGTFSGRVTGYLRANPDFLNSFDTIYACGNSDMIYELFSLARKTGFRREQLKAEIYF, from the coding sequence GTGCTGTGCCCGGTAATCGCCAGGGAGTATTTCGGCAACGAAGTCTATGCTTTACATTTTTCCCTGGAAGCATTTTCCTTCAGACCCGGTCAGTACATAATGGCCGGGCCCGCAGGCATGGGTCATCTGAGGGAATACTCCCTTGCATCGGCACCCGGATCAGGGGAAGGACGCATCCTCTTCCGACGCATCCCTCAAGGTCTGGTTACCCCGGTGCTGGCGGAGCTGAAAGCGGGGGACTCTCTCGAAATCCGGGGACCCTTCGGGGACTTTCTTCTGCCTGAAGCAGGCCGGAAGGGAAGAATACTCTTCGCCGCCACGGGCACCGGAATAGCTCCCTTTACTTCCCTTGTGCACATCTCATCAGAACCGGAGAAACAACCCGATTATACCCTGCTCCATGGGGTCCGCTTTGCTATGGAAGATTACCTGCACGGGGATTTTAGCTCCGGAAGACTGATTCTCTGTGTCAGCAGGGGGGATGCACCTTCAGGTACATTTTCCGGCAGGGTAACCGGATACCTTCGGGCAAATCCGGACTTTTTAAACAGTTTCGATACAATCTATGCCTGTGGAAACAGCGACATGATCTACGAACTTTTCAGTCTTGCCCGGAAAACAGGATTTCGGCGGGAACAGTTGAAGGCGGAAATTTATTTCTAA
- a CDS encoding TPM domain-containing protein, with protein sequence MKIRKGTVTVLISLFLLLFSLPLLSLEVPPLTGRVNDQAGILSARAEEEISAYLEAVEKQAGPQIAVLTLPGLEGESLEAYSIRVTDQWKLGNADRDDGVLLLVAMKEKKIRIETGYGLEGSLTDIKSGFIIREIIQPRFRAGDFDGGILKAVQAIGGIVSGEADISPQALAASQREQSRSEEGAAFNFFAFAVIIFLSMIFRRRRMGGSFGSALFWGALLGSAGSRGRSGYSRGGFGGGGFSGGGGGFGGGGASGGW encoded by the coding sequence GTGAAGATAAGAAAAGGTACAGTAACGGTCCTGATATCCCTGTTTCTCCTGCTATTCAGTCTCCCGCTTCTGTCCCTGGAGGTACCGCCTCTTACAGGACGGGTAAACGATCAGGCGGGAATCCTCTCCGCCAGGGCCGAAGAGGAGATATCCGCCTATCTTGAAGCGGTGGAAAAACAGGCGGGTCCACAGATCGCCGTCCTGACGCTTCCGGGTCTTGAAGGAGAATCCCTGGAGGCTTACTCCATCCGGGTTACCGACCAGTGGAAGCTGGGAAACGCCGACCGGGACGACGGGGTGCTGCTTCTGGTTGCCATGAAGGAGAAAAAGATCCGTATCGAGACAGGCTACGGCCTTGAGGGCAGCCTGACAGACATCAAGAGCGGCTTTATTATCCGGGAGATAATTCAGCCCCGATTCCGGGCCGGCGATTTTGACGGGGGGATTCTGAAGGCGGTGCAGGCCATCGGAGGAATTGTAAGCGGCGAAGCGGATATATCTCCCCAGGCGCTGGCCGCCTCGCAACGGGAACAATCGAGAAGCGAAGAAGGCGCGGCTTTTAACTTTTTTGCCTTCGCCGTGATCATTTTTCTCAGCATGATCTTCCGGCGCCGCAGAATGGGCGGTTCCTTCGGCAGCGCCCTGTTCTGGGGGGCCCTGCTTGGCAGCGCAGGCAGCCGCGGCAGAAGCGGCTACTCCCGTGGTGGCTTCGGCGGGGGCGGGTTCTCCGGCGGCGGTGGAGGTTTCGGAGGCGGAGGGGCCTCCGGGGGCTGGTAG
- a CDS encoding TPM domain-containing protein yields the protein MKPLLSENDSRRIAAAVAEAEKKSGGEIATAVIAESDDYGFRELVFALIVGFIVFTAAALMDSRMEAFFSALYWDFNPGLLPFIYSWIALFSGALAYFLAQIPGVDRLIIPKKAMAAAVQARARRHFMEAGVHDTLDHTGILIFVSLLERRVELIADRGINEKVDPETWTSIVNGMISKISAGKIADAIVEAVKECGDILAQKVERRQKDTNELGNAPEELESGS from the coding sequence ATGAAACCACTATTATCTGAAAACGACAGCCGGCGTATCGCCGCAGCTGTCGCGGAGGCAGAAAAAAAAAGCGGCGGAGAAATAGCCACCGCCGTAATCGCCGAGAGTGACGACTACGGGTTCCGGGAGCTGGTCTTCGCGCTCATCGTCGGCTTTATTGTCTTTACCGCTGCGGCACTTATGGACAGCAGAATGGAGGCCTTTTTTTCCGCCCTGTACTGGGATTTCAATCCCGGGCTGCTGCCTTTTATTTACAGCTGGATTGCCCTGTTCTCCGGCGCCCTTGCCTATTTTCTGGCCCAGATACCTGGAGTTGACAGGCTGATCATACCGAAAAAAGCGATGGCCGCAGCGGTCCAGGCCCGGGCCCGGCGACACTTTATGGAAGCAGGCGTCCATGATACCCTGGACCACACGGGTATCCTTATTTTTGTCTCCCTGCTGGAACGCCGGGTCGAACTGATTGCCGACCGGGGGATAAACGAGAAGGTCGATCCGGAAACCTGGACGAGCATTGTGAACGGAATGATCAGCAAAATCTCCGCAGGAAAGATTGCCGATGCCATTGTTGAAGCGGTAAAGGAGTGCGGAGATATTCTCGCCCAGAAGGTCGAAAGGCGGCAGAAGGATACAAACGAACTGGGAAACGCCCCGGAAGAACTGGAGAGCGGATCGTGA
- a CDS encoding LemA family protein produces MSKGLRTGLIVLGVIFVLLFLMYSSFRSTYNSMVSMDESVKAAWAQVENQYQRRYDLIPNLVETVKGFANQEQETLTAVTEARSRAGGVMQMDESLLEDPEAFARFQEAQAGLGSALQRLLMITENYPDLKSNQNFLALQDQLEGTENRIAVERQRFNETARSYNTYIRQFPRVIIANMMGFREKAYFSATEGASSAPQVSF; encoded by the coding sequence ATGAGCAAGGGATTACGTACGGGACTTATAGTCCTGGGTGTTATTTTCGTTCTCCTTTTTTTAATGTACAGCAGTTTCCGGAGTACCTACAACTCCATGGTAAGCATGGATGAATCCGTCAAGGCTGCCTGGGCGCAGGTGGAGAACCAGTACCAGCGCCGCTACGATCTGATTCCCAATCTGGTGGAGACAGTCAAGGGTTTTGCAAATCAGGAGCAGGAGACCCTCACCGCCGTTACCGAGGCCAGGAGCAGAGCCGGCGGAGTTATGCAGATGGATGAGTCCCTGCTGGAGGATCCGGAAGCCTTTGCACGTTTTCAGGAGGCCCAGGCGGGACTTGGTTCCGCCCTTCAGCGCCTCTTGATGATTACCGAGAACTATCCCGATCTGAAGTCAAACCAGAACTTTCTGGCTCTGCAGGATCAGCTGGAAGGTACGGAGAATCGCATAGCCGTGGAACGACAGCGCTTCAACGAGACTGCACGAAGCTATAACACCTACATCAGGCAGTTTCCACGGGTAATCATTGCCAACATGATGGGTTTCCGGGAAAAGGCCTATTTTTCCGCAACCGAGGGAGCATCCAGCGCACCGCAGGTATCCTTTTAG
- the murC gene encoding UDP-N-acetylmuramate--L-alanine ligase, producing the protein MCALAEYCRHAGANVEGSDVQEVFYTDEILKSLEIPVHTPFKSGNLPSHIDYLFYSAAYDADNNPELAEASRRGIPGMSYPQALGMISRGQPTGAVAGVHGKTTTTALAGSMAQAAGLPVGVIVGSGVSNFDGRSCLFLGDKGLIAETCEYRRHFLNISPRWLIVTSIEPDHLDYFRDYGDIFDAFTEYALKLPENGTLIYCADDAGASELAGKMRILRADLRLIPYGFSADGEYGIQNYRVEGERLVAELAGFSKPLRLRIPGRHSVLNAAAAAALVTVMGADLGLSLDRQKLLSGCEEFRGSRRRSEIVGEAGGILFMDDYAHHPTAIRTTLRGLREFYPHRRLVVDFMSHTYSRTAALFDGFAAAFGDADELVLHDIYASAREDSGGVSGEQLYRKTAENHPSVRYYPEPADSLEELDSLLSPGDLFISMGAGNNWLVSHELYKRRKGRSA; encoded by the coding sequence ATGTGCGCACTGGCAGAATACTGTCGGCATGCAGGGGCCAATGTGGAGGGCTCGGATGTACAGGAGGTCTTCTATACCGATGAGATCCTGAAGTCTCTTGAAATACCCGTGCATACGCCCTTCAAAAGCGGGAATCTTCCCTCCCATATCGACTATCTTTTCTATTCCGCCGCCTATGACGCGGACAACAACCCGGAACTGGCGGAAGCCTCCCGGAGGGGCATCCCGGGAATGAGCTATCCCCAGGCTTTGGGGATGATCTCCCGGGGACAGCCCACCGGCGCGGTGGCCGGGGTCCACGGTAAAACCACGACCACTGCCCTGGCGGGTTCCATGGCTCAGGCCGCGGGCCTTCCCGTGGGAGTGATTGTCGGGTCGGGGGTTTCAAACTTCGACGGGCGCTCCTGCCTCTTCCTGGGAGACAAGGGTCTCATTGCCGAGACATGCGAATACCGTCGGCACTTTCTGAACATTTCTCCCCGCTGGCTGATTGTAACCAGTATAGAACCGGACCACCTGGATTATTTCAGGGATTACGGCGACATATTCGACGCCTTTACCGAGTACGCCCTGAAGCTGCCTGAAAACGGGACTCTTATCTACTGTGCGGACGATGCCGGGGCCTCGGAACTGGCCGGAAAAATGCGCATCCTTCGTGCCGACCTTCGCCTGATACCCTACGGTTTTTCCGCGGACGGCGAATATGGTATTCAAAATTACCGGGTGGAGGGAGAGCGGCTTGTTGCAGAACTGGCCGGTTTCAGTAAGCCTCTCCGGCTCCGCATCCCCGGCCGCCACAGCGTTCTGAATGCCGCCGCCGCCGCTGCCCTTGTAACTGTCATGGGGGCGGATCTGGGACTGAGTCTGGACAGGCAGAAACTGCTTTCTGGCTGCGAAGAATTCCGGGGAAGCCGCAGGCGCAGCGAGATAGTCGGCGAGGCCGGAGGGATACTCTTCATGGACGACTACGCCCATCATCCCACGGCAATACGCACCACCCTCCGGGGACTGCGGGAGTTCTATCCCCACCGGCGCCTGGTAGTGGATTTCATGTCCCACACCTATTCCCGTACGGCAGCCCTTTTCGACGGATTTGCCGCAGCCTTCGGCGATGCGGATGAACTGGTTCTCCACGATATTTACGCCTCTGCCCGGGAGGATTCCGGGGGAGTGAGCGGAGAACAGCTTTACCGGAAAACCGCGGAGAACCACCCCTCCGTACGCTACTATCCTGAACCGGCGGACTCCCTGGAAGAGCTGGATTCTTTGCTCTCTCCGGGAGACCTTTTCATCAGCATGGGAGCGGGAAACAACTGGCTGGTAAGTCACGAACTCTATAAACGACGGAAAGGAAGGTCAGCATGA
- a CDS encoding YicC/YloC family endoribonuclease — MISMTGYGYCEEETEKLYLSVEIKSVNNRYLDIQINLPPFLNPLEPRLREFISSRVRRGRVEVYIRLRELEEELKVHLDQSVASEYAEILRRLAEQTGITEPLRLDHLLGMEGILKSTRSRDLERYWDAIQPLLSRAFNDFSLTRKKEGSATKQDILRHIEIIREALSGVEVLKDDLESYFTETVRGKFQEVVGDQVEESRVLTEIASLMVKYSINEELVRLKGHLKSFSSIAESEDAVGKKLDFLAQEIHREINTIGSKSVQYDISSGVVSMKDALENIREQLRNVE; from the coding sequence ATGATCAGCATGACGGGTTACGGCTACTGCGAGGAGGAAACCGAGAAGCTCTATCTCTCGGTGGAGATAAAGTCGGTTAACAACCGCTACCTGGACATTCAGATCAATCTTCCGCCTTTTTTGAATCCTCTGGAACCTCGGCTGCGGGAGTTCATCAGCTCCCGGGTCCGACGGGGAAGAGTCGAGGTGTATATACGTCTGCGGGAGCTGGAAGAGGAACTGAAGGTTCACCTGGACCAGTCAGTGGCTTCCGAGTATGCGGAAATCCTGCGGCGGCTTGCCGAACAGACGGGAATAACGGAACCCCTGCGCCTTGATCATCTGCTGGGAATGGAGGGTATTCTGAAAAGTACCCGGAGCCGCGACCTCGAGCGTTACTGGGATGCAATTCAGCCGCTTTTGAGCCGGGCCTTTAATGATTTTTCCCTCACCCGTAAAAAGGAGGGGAGTGCGACAAAACAGGATATTCTCCGGCATATCGAAATTATCCGGGAGGCTCTTTCAGGGGTGGAGGTTTTAAAAGACGACCTGGAAAGCTACTTTACGGAAACCGTGCGGGGAAAATTCCAGGAGGTCGTGGGAGACCAGGTGGAGGAGAGCAGGGTTCTGACGGAAATCGCATCCCTGATGGTCAAATACTCCATCAACGAAGAGCTTGTACGCCTTAAAGGACACCTGAAGAGTTTCAGCAGCATTGCGGAATCCGAGGATGCCGTGGGAAAAAAACTTGATTTTCTGGCCCAGGAGATACACCGGGAAATAAATACCATCGGATCAAAAAGTGTTCAGTACGATATCAGCAGCGGCGTCGTTTCCATGAAGGACGCCCTTGAAAATATACGGGAGCAACTGAGAAATGTCGAATAG
- the cmk gene encoding (d)CMP kinase — protein sequence MSNRRGIIAISGKSGCGNTTVTHLVAEKLGFRVVNYTFRTMAREMDISFDELCALAEKDDAYDLRLDHRQVELAREGNCVLGSRLAIWLLKEEADLTVFLDASLEIRAERIASREGGTHIEVMEKTVARDQRDHERYKRIYGYNNDDYRFADLIIDTSVSDQYEVAGQIVQQYRNLGRD from the coding sequence ATGTCGAATAGAAGAGGAATTATTGCCATATCAGGAAAGAGCGGCTGCGGTAATACCACCGTCACTCATCTGGTGGCCGAAAAGCTGGGCTTTCGTGTGGTGAACTATACCTTCCGGACCATGGCCAGGGAGATGGATATCTCCTTCGACGAGCTCTGTGCTCTGGCCGAAAAGGACGATGCCTACGATCTCAGACTCGACCACAGGCAGGTCGAACTCGCCAGGGAGGGTAACTGTGTTCTGGGTTCCCGCCTCGCTATCTGGCTTTTGAAGGAGGAAGCGGACCTGACAGTTTTTCTCGACGCCTCCCTGGAAATACGGGCCGAACGCATCGCATCCCGTGAGGGAGGAACACACATCGAGGTTATGGAAAAAACCGTCGCCCGGGACCAGCGGGATCATGAGCGCTATAAAAGAATTTACGGTTATAATAACGACGATTACCGTTTTGCCGATCTCATTATCGACACCTCCGTGTCGGACCAGTACGAGGTTGCCGGACAGATAGTTCAACAGTACCGTAATCTCGGCAGGGATTGA
- a CDS encoding DNA-directed RNA polymerase subunit omega, with translation MIIPLDLLVDNTDNVYEMTCAAIRRAVQVTITGDEELEEDGGKVVSTAIKQVLTRTVQYRLEE, from the coding sequence ATGATAATTCCATTGGACCTACTGGTGGACAACACGGACAACGTATACGAAATGACCTGCGCCGCCATTCGCCGGGCTGTACAGGTTACCATTACCGGAGACGAGGAGCTCGAAGAGGACGGCGGTAAGGTTGTATCCACGGCGATCAAACAGGTCCTTACACGGACCGTGCAATACAGGCTTGAAGAGTAA
- the miaA gene encoding tRNA (adenosine(37)-N6)-dimethylallyltransferase MiaA — protein sequence MKSKSALRHHEPPVLPVVLLFGPTGVGKTDLIRNLPVEYFEVISADSMQVYRGMDIGTAKPDRAFREHIPHHLIDIRNPGEQFHLGDFIRLADEAVLDILKRGRLPVISGGTAYYFKHFLYGLPEAPSSDPHIRAELAARVQREGLEPLREMLHRVDPVSAERIDASDAYRIQRALEVYMSSGRPLSSFRLPEKLREGLDPLIIGLTRPREELYRRIDRRVEEMFAAGLPMEVASLKQAGYGPGDPGMKAIGYREFFEGEEEPLPRIQTASRRYAKRQLTFFRTLPGTIWMNPEEGEEIISRIYSFFNSRKESISRISSVSSE from the coding sequence TTGAAGAGTAAATCAGCTTTGCGGCATCATGAACCACCGGTACTTCCGGTGGTTCTTCTTTTTGGTCCCACCGGGGTCGGCAAGACCGATCTTATCCGGAACCTTCCGGTTGAATACTTCGAGGTAATAAGCGCCGACTCCATGCAGGTCTACCGCGGTATGGATATCGGGACCGCCAAACCGGACAGGGCTTTTCGTGAGCATATTCCCCATCATCTCATCGATATCCGGAATCCCGGGGAGCAGTTTCACCTGGGTGATTTTATCCGCCTGGCCGACGAAGCTGTGCTGGATATCCTGAAAAGGGGCAGACTGCCTGTTATCTCGGGAGGAACGGCCTACTACTTCAAGCATTTTCTCTACGGGCTGCCCGAGGCCCCTTCATCGGATCCGCACATACGGGCGGAACTGGCGGCGAGGGTGCAGAGAGAGGGACTCGAGCCCTTGAGGGAGATGCTGCACCGGGTTGATCCCGTCTCCGCCGAAAGGATAGATGCCAGCGATGCCTACCGTATACAGCGTGCCCTGGAGGTCTACATGAGCAGTGGGCGTCCCCTGTCGTCCTTCAGGCTTCCTGAAAAGCTGCGGGAGGGGCTTGATCCCCTGATTATAGGTCTTACAAGACCCCGGGAAGAACTGTACCGGCGAATCGACAGGCGTGTGGAAGAGATGTTCGCTGCGGGGCTTCCCATGGAAGTGGCGTCCCTGAAGCAGGCAGGATATGGTCCGGGGGACCCCGGCATGAAAGCCATCGGTTACCGCGAGTTCTTCGAAGGGGAAGAGGAGCCGCTGCCCCGGATCCAGACTGCGAGCCGCAGATATGCCAAACGGCAGCTCACCTTTTTCCGGACCCTCCCCGGAACGATCTGGATGAATCCTGAAGAAGGGGAAGAGATCATCTCCAGGATCTATTCGTTTTTCAACTCCCGGAAAGAGTCGATTTCCCGGATCTCTTCGGTTTCCAGCGAATAG